A window of the Acidithiobacillus thiooxidans ATCC 19377 genome harbors these coding sequences:
- a CDS encoding AlpA family phage regulatory protein, whose translation MYTSVQPAFFREKQLIGDSKCGLLGLVPFSRATLWRKVRDGTFPAPVKLSSRTTAWHATDIYRWMADPEGFAATS comes from the coding sequence ATGTATACATCAGTGCAACCCGCTTTCTTTCGTGAAAAGCAACTAATCGGCGACTCCAAATGTGGATTACTTGGCCTTGTACCGTTCTCGCGGGCCACTCTTTGGCGTAAAGTCAGGGACGGCACATTCCCAGCCCCAGTCAAACTTTCCTCACGAACTACAGCATGGCACGCGACAGATATTTACAGGTGGATGGCTGACCCTGAAGGCTTCGCCGCCACTTCATAG
- a CDS encoding Fic family protein codes for MLKIDTIQITPEILRLIARIDEFKGAWRALGTLAPDRLSALRRVATIESIGSSTRIEGSRLSDREVERLLSNLEIQSFASRDEQEVAGYAELMDLVFSSWQDIPFTENHIKQLHQILLRYSEKDTWHRGQYKTNPNSVAAFDETGAQIGIVFQTASPFDTPRLMTELMVWVNQERESASLHPLLIIALYIVVFLAIHPFQDGNGRLSRVLTTLLLLQAGYAYVPYSSLESVIEQSKEAYYLALRQTQGTIRTEAPNWQPWLLFFLRSLAEQVRRLEKKVEHEKIVLATMPELQLQIVEFTREHGRVTIGEAIKLTGASRNTLKQHFRVLVEHGTLNQHGSGRGVWYDLR; via the coding sequence ATGTTGAAAATCGACACCATTCAGATCACCCCGGAGATCCTGAGGCTCATCGCCAGGATCGATGAGTTCAAAGGTGCCTGGCGCGCCTTGGGCACACTTGCGCCCGACCGCCTGTCGGCCCTGCGCCGGGTAGCCACCATCGAGAGCATCGGCTCGTCCACCCGCATCGAAGGCAGCAGACTGTCCGACCGGGAAGTGGAGCGGCTGCTGTCGAACCTGGAGATCCAGTCCTTCGCCTCACGCGACGAGCAGGAAGTGGCGGGCTACGCCGAGCTGATGGACCTGGTGTTCTCGTCGTGGCAGGACATACCATTCACCGAAAACCACATCAAACAGTTGCACCAGATCCTCTTGCGCTACAGTGAGAAGGACACCTGGCATCGGGGCCAGTACAAGACCAACCCGAACAGCGTCGCTGCCTTCGACGAAACCGGCGCGCAGATCGGCATCGTGTTCCAAACAGCGTCACCCTTCGATACACCTCGGCTGATGACGGAGCTAATGGTCTGGGTAAACCAGGAGCGGGAGTCTGCCAGTCTGCATCCACTGCTGATCATCGCCTTATACATCGTCGTGTTCCTGGCGATCCATCCATTCCAGGACGGCAACGGGCGACTCTCCCGGGTGTTGACCACGCTGCTGCTCCTGCAGGCCGGCTACGCCTATGTGCCGTACAGCTCGTTGGAGAGTGTGATCGAGCAGAGCAAGGAAGCGTACTACCTGGCCTTGCGGCAGACACAGGGCACGATCCGCACCGAGGCACCGAACTGGCAGCCGTGGCTGTTGTTCTTCCTGCGCTCCCTGGCCGAGCAGGTTCGGCGCCTGGAGAAAAAAGTCGAGCATGAGAAGATCGTGCTGGCGACCATGCCGGAACTGCAGCTACAGATCGTCGAGTTCACCCGCGAACACGGCCGCGTCACCATTGGCGAGGCCATCAAGCTGACCGGGGCCAGCCGCAACACGCTGAAGCAGCATTTCCGGGTGTTGGTGGAGCACGGCACGCTGAACCAGCACGGCAGTGGCCGAGGCGTCTGGTACGACCTGCGCTGA
- a CDS encoding IS1182 family transposase, with the protein MAHFLDTNRKTDYLLPPSMDDWLPEGHLARFIVEVIDQLDLSLLVQQYAGRGHKAYHPATLLAILVYGYANGVFPSRKLEQATYDSVAFRYLAAGSHPDHDTLATFRRRFLGELQGLFVQVLELAQEMKLLKIGRVCLDGTKIHANASKHQALSHGHIEQMERHLQAEVQELFALAEQADQSGFPEGVNLPEEIQRREDRLAVMAAAKAKIAERAQARYAKEKAQYDTQMARRAEREALGQKPRGKAPQASDPAPKAQDQINLTDEESRIMPVSGGGFEQTYNAQAAVDDQTMLVVATGVSQAPNDKEQVIPMLKTLQAQTAQLGPIEALVADTGYCSEKNVEACEALGITPFIAVAREEHHPDWRQRHTEPEDLPENATRMQAMIHRLKTQAGRSVYRLRKQTVEPVFGIIKSVMGFRQFSLRGLRQVQGEWSLVCLAWNIKRMAVLRL; encoded by the coding sequence ATGGCCCACTTCCTCGATACTAACCGCAAGACCGATTATCTTCTGCCCCCCTCCATGGACGACTGGCTCCCGGAAGGGCACCTGGCGCGATTTATTGTGGAAGTCATTGATCAGCTTGATCTCTCGTTACTGGTCCAACAATATGCAGGTCGTGGCCATAAGGCCTATCACCCGGCCACCCTCCTGGCGATTCTGGTCTACGGCTATGCCAACGGGGTCTTTCCCAGCCGTAAACTGGAACAAGCCACCTATGATTCCGTGGCTTTCCGTTACCTCGCGGCCGGCAGCCATCCGGATCACGATACCCTGGCCACCTTCCGTCGCCGTTTTCTGGGCGAACTGCAAGGATTGTTCGTGCAGGTCCTGGAACTGGCACAGGAGATGAAACTGCTGAAGATCGGCCGGGTGTGTCTGGATGGCACCAAGATCCACGCCAACGCTTCCAAACATCAAGCCCTGTCCCATGGGCATATCGAACAGATGGAGCGTCATCTCCAGGCCGAAGTACAGGAACTCTTTGCACTGGCAGAACAGGCGGATCAGTCCGGGTTTCCCGAAGGCGTGAATCTGCCCGAAGAGATCCAGCGCCGAGAAGACCGGTTGGCCGTGATGGCAGCGGCCAAGGCGAAGATTGCCGAGCGGGCACAGGCCCGTTATGCCAAAGAGAAAGCGCAGTACGACACGCAAATGGCGCGCCGTGCAGAACGGGAAGCCCTGGGACAAAAGCCCCGAGGCAAAGCCCCCCAGGCATCGGACCCGGCGCCTAAAGCGCAAGACCAGATCAATCTCACCGATGAAGAATCCCGCATCATGCCGGTCTCAGGCGGTGGCTTTGAACAAACCTATAATGCCCAGGCCGCCGTAGATGACCAGACAATGCTGGTGGTAGCCACCGGAGTCAGTCAGGCCCCCAATGACAAGGAACAGGTCATCCCCATGCTGAAAACCCTCCAGGCACAAACAGCGCAACTGGGGCCCATAGAAGCGCTGGTAGCCGATACGGGTTACTGCAGCGAAAAGAATGTGGAGGCCTGCGAAGCGCTGGGGATTACCCCATTCATTGCCGTGGCCCGAGAAGAACACCATCCCGACTGGCGGCAACGGCATACAGAACCGGAAGACCTCCCTGAAAATGCAACCCGCATGCAGGCGATGATACATCGTCTGAAGACGCAGGCAGGCCGAAGCGTTTACCGTCTGCGCAAACAAACGGTAGAACCGGTCTTCGGGATTATCAAATCGGTGATGGGATTCCGGCAGTTCTCCTTGCGCGGCCTGCGTCAGGTTCAAGGAGAATGGAGTCTGGTCTGCCTGGCGTGGAACATAAAACGCATGGCCGTATTGCGTCTGTAG
- a CDS encoding GIY-YIG nuclease family protein has translation MSNSDLNDLAAELADFAPPEKKGGRSAIEERVIAGFKDIQRFTEKHGHTPQHGEDRDIFERLYAVRLDRLRALPDFSTLLEPLDYQNLLSADPAEETIDIDDLASELAGVADGGDITVLRHVRTSAEKRAAEAIAERKPCEDFETFKPLFGGVQADLKTGLRQAQLIKAGRRAIDAGDFFVLDGLTLFVAEVGEPLKTTAREVDRRLRVIYSNGTESNMLLRSLQRAFYDDPAARRLASPESGQLSFGDELEADDVESGTIYVLRSKSDHPYVAQHRDLIHKIGVTGGKVETRIANAENDATYLLAKVEVVATYKLAGINRTRMENLFHRLFAPARLNITINDRFGHPVQPEEWFLIPLFVIDEAVVRIKDGSITGYFYDPSAAKLVKG, from the coding sequence ATGAGTAATTCTGATCTTAACGATCTGGCTGCAGAGCTTGCTGATTTCGCACCGCCCGAGAAGAAGGGCGGCCGGTCGGCAATTGAGGAGCGCGTCATCGCGGGCTTCAAGGATATCCAACGCTTCACCGAGAAGCACGGCCATACGCCGCAGCATGGTGAAGACCGCGATATCTTCGAGCGTCTCTACGCCGTACGTCTGGACCGTTTGCGCGCGCTCCCGGACTTCAGCACCCTGCTGGAGCCGCTGGACTATCAGAACTTACTATCTGCTGATCCGGCAGAGGAAACTATCGACATCGACGACCTGGCCTCCGAGCTGGCGGGCGTAGCCGACGGGGGCGATATTACGGTCCTACGTCATGTCCGCACCAGCGCCGAAAAGCGCGCCGCCGAGGCGATCGCCGAACGCAAGCCATGCGAAGACTTTGAGACCTTCAAGCCACTATTTGGGGGCGTGCAAGCCGACCTCAAGACGGGCCTGCGTCAGGCCCAGCTCATCAAAGCCGGCCGCCGCGCGATTGATGCTGGAGACTTTTTCGTGCTCGATGGTCTCACGCTCTTCGTCGCAGAGGTCGGTGAACCGCTGAAAACCACCGCCCGGGAAGTGGATCGCCGCTTGCGCGTCATCTACTCCAACGGTACCGAGAGCAATATGCTGCTGCGCTCGCTCCAGCGCGCCTTTTATGACGATCCCGCTGCACGGCGGCTAGCCTCGCCCGAAAGTGGGCAACTCTCTTTCGGTGACGAGCTTGAGGCCGATGATGTTGAAAGCGGCACGATCTATGTTCTGCGTTCTAAATCTGACCATCCCTATGTGGCACAGCACCGCGATCTGATCCACAAGATCGGCGTGACGGGGGGCAAGGTGGAGACGCGTATCGCCAACGCGGAAAACGATGCGACCTACCTGCTGGCTAAAGTTGAGGTGGTGGCGACCTACAAGCTCGCGGGCATTAACCGCACCCGGATGGAGAACCTGTTCCACAGGCTGTTCGCACCCGCACGATTGAATATCACCATCAACGACCGCTTCGGTCATCCTGTGCAGCCTGAGGAATGGTTTCTTATCCCGCTGTTCGTCATCGACGAGGCCGTCGTGCGCATCAAGGATGGCAGCATTACCGGCTACTTCTACGATCCCAGCGCAGCGAAGTTGGTGAAAGGATAG
- a CDS encoding helix-turn-helix domain-containing protein, with translation MTEKELMERDAKRDIGAELLESVRQMKAGKKGAVHKIDVPQVVQARISAGLSQSQFAALMGVSVRTLQDWEQGRRNPSGAAMTLLRIAAKHPEVIREVQVA, from the coding sequence ATGACTGAAAAGGAACTCATGGAACGGGACGCCAAGCGTGATATTGGCGCAGAACTTCTGGAATCCGTCCGGCAGATGAAGGCCGGGAAAAAAGGCGCTGTCCATAAGATCGACGTGCCACAGGTTGTGCAGGCCCGTATCAGCGCAGGATTGTCACAATCCCAGTTTGCCGCGCTGATGGGGGTGTCTGTTCGCACCCTTCAGGATTGGGAACAGGGGCGGCGTAATCCGTCCGGTGCAGCGATGACGCTACTACGCATCGCAGCCAAGCACCCGGAGGTGATCCGGGAGGTGCAGGTGGCATAA